A DNA window from Gammaproteobacteria bacterium contains the following coding sequences:
- a CDS encoding alpha-ketoacid dehydrogenase subunit beta — protein sequence MANITLVEAVNQALAYEMAHDENVIVFGQDIAKNGGVFRTTVGLLEKFGPKRVLDTPLAESMIAGITIGMAAQKLKPVAEFQFMGFIYPAVDHILNQASRLRNRTRGRLSCPAVFRAPYGGGIHAPEHHSESTESLFAHIPGLRVVIPSSPARAYGLLLAAIRNPDPVLFLEPKRIYRWVKQEVPDDGRALPLDKCFILREGGDITLITWGAMIKETLEAAEQLEQHGISAEIIDVATIKPIDFDTILQSVEKTGRCLIIHEAARHCGVGAEIAATIAEHGLMFLHAPIKRVTGYDTVMPYYKMEKYYLPSSAKIIATAKQLMEFA from the coding sequence ATGGCTAATATCACTTTAGTAGAAGCAGTCAACCAAGCTCTCGCCTATGAAATGGCCCACGATGAAAACGTGATTGTATTTGGTCAAGACATTGCAAAAAATGGCGGAGTATTTCGAACCACCGTAGGCTTATTGGAAAAATTTGGCCCCAAGCGTGTACTTGATACACCTCTCGCTGAATCCATGATTGCTGGAATAACGATTGGGATGGCAGCGCAAAAATTAAAGCCAGTAGCAGAATTCCAATTTATGGGATTCATTTATCCCGCAGTAGACCATATTTTAAATCAAGCTTCACGTTTACGAAATCGTACTCGTGGGCGGTTATCATGCCCCGCAGTTTTTCGTGCGCCTTACGGCGGCGGTATTCATGCGCCAGAACATCATTCTGAAAGCACCGAATCGTTATTTGCGCATATTCCCGGTTTACGTGTTGTGATTCCTTCATCGCCCGCAAGAGCCTATGGATTATTACTTGCCGCAATCCGCAATCCTGATCCTGTTCTTTTTCTAGAACCAAAACGTATTTATCGTTGGGTCAAACAAGAAGTTCCAGATGATGGCAGAGCATTACCATTAGATAAGTGTTTTATTTTGCGCGAAGGAGGCGATATCACCCTCATCACTTGGGGCGCAATGATTAAAGAAACTTTGGAAGCGGCAGAACAATTAGAACAGCACGGCATTAGCGCGGAAATTATTGATGTCGCAACCATCAAGCCCATCGATTTTGACACCATTTTACAATCGGTTGAAAAAACTGGCCGATGTTTGATTATCCATGAAGCTGCACGACATTGTGGCGTGGGCGCAGAAATTGCTGCCACTATAGCAGAACATGGTCTAATGTTTTTACACGCACCCATCAAGCGCGTCACAGGATATGACACTGTCATGCCATATTATAAAATGGAAAAATATTATTTACCCAGCAGCGCGAAAATTATTGCCACTGCAAAACAACTAATGGAGTTCGCATGA